Proteins encoded within one genomic window of Triticum aestivum cultivar Chinese Spring chromosome 2D, IWGSC CS RefSeq v2.1, whole genome shotgun sequence:
- the LOC123051602 gene encoding uncharacterized protein, translating to MASAGGDTKGRKRKFLPHGKPVRKGAYPLRPGVQGFFITCDGGREHQATREAISLLDTFYEDLVDGKVFDEKPKSIPDKPLNKKIKFDDSDSSDDEDEGHPVEEANNGNDAEKGEAKSSEQQQEVPGALEIASKEDEEQVETAGGSAPKKQRIEDPLVSEQTEPKAPTDETTETTDDTPKESTDKPAETTDDKPKESTDKPAETTDDKPKESTDKPTETSDKPKASNDKPKEFTGKPKASNDIPIDDLIDEDLKQLGDRKKRLFASVDSGCNGCIFIQMHKRDGDPGPVEIVQSMMSSAASTRKHMSRFILRVLPAEVVCYASEEEITRAIAPLVEKYFPKESPSGHKFAVLYEARSNTGIDRMKIINAVAKSIPQPHKVDLSNPDKTIIVQIAKTICMIGVVERYKELSKFNLRQLTSPPEK from the exons ATGGCGTCCGCCGGCGGCGACACCAAGGGGAGGAAGCGCAAGTTCCTGCCCCACGGCAAGCCGGTGCGGAAGGGCGCGTACCCGCTGCGCCCCGGCGTGCAGGGCTTCTTCATCACCTGCGACGGCGGCCGCGAGCACCAGGCCACCCGCGAGGCGATCTCCCTCCTGGACACC TTCTACGAGGACCTGGTTGACGGGAAAGTATTTGATGAGAAGCCCAAGAGCATCCCTGACAAGCCGCTGAACAAAAAGATAAAGTTTGACGACTCTGATTCCTCTGATGACGAGGATGAAGGTCATCCAGTGGAGGAGGCTAACAATGGAAATGATGCAGAAAAAGGTGAAGCCAAGTCATCTGAGCAGCAACAAGAGGTACCTGGTGCCTTGGAAATTGCCAGCAAGGAGGATGAAGAACAAGTGGAAACTGCTGGTGGATCAGCGCCAAAGAAGCAACGTATAGAAGATCCTCTGGTTTCTGAACAGACAGAACCAAAAGCGCCCACTGATGAAACAACAGAGACTACTGATGATACTCCAAAAGAGTCCACTGATAAACCAGCAGAGACTACTGATGATAAGCCAAAAGAGTCCACTGATAAACCAGCAGAGACTACTGATGATAAGCCAAAAGAGTCCACTGATAAGCCAACAGAGACTAGTGATAAACCAAAAGCGTCCAACGATAAACCGAAAGAGTTCACTGGTAAACCAAAAGCGTCCAATGACATACCTATTGATGATTTAATTGATGAGGACCTGAAACAACTGGGGGACAGGAAAAAg AGGCTGTTTGCAAGCGTTGATTCCGGTTGCAATGGTTGCATCTTCATTCAAATGCACAAAAGAGATGGAGACCCTGGTCCAGTTGAGATTGTACAAAGCATGATGTCTTCGGCTGCTTCAACTCGTAAACATATGTCCAG GTTTATTCTGAGGGTGTTGCCTGCTGAGGTGGTATGTTATGCTTCAGAAGAGGAAATAACAAGAGCCATTGCTCCACTTGTTGAAAAGTACTTCCCCAAAGAATCTCCTTCGGGACATAAG TTTGCTGTGTTATACGAAGCAAGGTCAAACACAGGAATCGATAGAATGAAAATTATAAATGCAGTTGCAAAATCTATACCTCAACCTCACAAAGTTGACCTCAGCAACCCCGACAAGACTATTATTGTCCAGATTGCCAAG ACTATATGCATGATTGGAGTGGTGGAGAGATACAAAGAGCTTTCGAAGTTCAACCTAAGGCAGCTGACCTCACCACCGGAGAAGTAG